From Candidatus Hydrogenedentota bacterium:
CCACCGCCATTCGATGTAGCGCAGGGCGCGCCCGGCCCCGTCGCTGCCGCCGGTGTCCGTGCCCGGCGCGAAAGTCTCCGTGACGCAATCCGGCTGGAACATCGCGGCCCCGCCGGGGGCCGTGTGCGCGAAGGCCGTCGCAATGGCGCGGGCAAGGTCCTCGCGCGTGGTCATGTAACTGACCGCGTCATGCGCCAGCACGCAGTCAAAAACGCGCCCAAGCCGGACGGAGCGCATGTCGCCCTGAAGGTGGACACACTCCGGGTTCCGCCGCCGGCTCAATTCGAGCATGGCCGGTTCAAGGTCAACGAGCGTGCAGGCAAAAGCCGCCTTCAGGTGCGCGGCGTTGTGGCCGCCGCCGCTGCCGAGATCAAGCAACGTCCTGGGAGACCGCCGGCAATGGGTCTCAAAGATGCGCCGATAAAACGCCGCCTCCTCGACGTAGTCCCCCACCGGCGTGAGCAGGGGATACCACTCCGCCAGTTCGCGGTAAAGCCTGGGAGTCTGATTGGCGCCTGTATGGTGTTTTTCCAGCATGTCCCGCCCTTGGGTGGAGGTTTCGGCGTCAGAGGATGCGTTCCACAGCCCCAACGCATCAGCGCGGCATCAGCGCGAA
This genomic window contains:
- a CDS encoding class I SAM-dependent methyltransferase produces the protein MLEKHHTGANQTPRLYRELAEWYPLLTPVGDYVEEAAFYRRIFETHCRRSPRTLLDLGSGGGHNAAHLKAAFACTLVDLEPAMLELSRRRNPECVHLQGDMRSVRLGRVFDCVLAHDAVSYMTTREDLARAIATAFAHTAPGGAAMFQPDCVTETFAPGTDTGGSDGAGRALRYIEWRWIPNSVTEQYVADMAYLLRDENGAVEVVHDRHLMGLFSRTVWLALISAAGFEALAVPFEHSSHGDTGHEVFLGLRPLSNGGA